ataatatctgttaGTTAAGTTCAGTTTTTACACTAAGTCATAGTATGTAGTGTTTATGGAGGCAGGTATGTGTAAACgtcaattttagtattttgtcatacatatatatatataaatacttcagAATGTTTGCAttcttttttgtataaatactcaagaaaataaaaaccatcaaCATGAAAGAAcgtcatagttttaatttatgtatattaaatattatgagatCAGTAAATttctcttattataataatacattttgtatttacagGGAGATGTACCTTTGGATGTACCGTGCTTAAGAAACGATTATCCAGTTATCTTATTGGACCAGAACAGAATAAAGGAATGATTAGTTtcacataaaaacattattgagtataaaaacataatcgtTCCTATGATATTGTTCTTTTTcccgtttattaaaaatttaagttttattaattgctacaaataaatattacaatttgcatccagtttaatcaataataagtatagaatATGAAATACTTATCTTGGTGTACTGGTTGCGGTAAATGTctacttattatttgtaacatcagcatttatgtataaactaaaatacttaaattaactgaataaatgtatgaaataattactCCCATACTTGTGttctatatataattgatCGTATTAGATTATTGAATTGAATTtagttgaaaattgtatatcaattgatttttacttgtttaattaaatatgtaacaaGCAAGTGGGATGTtactttgtttaaattaaaaatgaccaTACATAATGCTTATgatgtatttaagtattttttgtagataaattatgactgacaaaataactaataatattataccgaataaatttattcattaattaaaaacacggATAcccgaaaataaaatgtagttaaAGAACTTAATAGATACTGCAagaattctttaaataattattcttatcattaatcagttatattaaaattaaaatatacttatttcattttttataataaaactaattttaatctatttgttTGGTATGTTAAGAAAAGGTCGATGGTCATCACTAATTTAACcaataaaccatatttttaatattaacagttcattataattttcgaTGTTtgccatttaaaattattattggctTAAAGAAACAATTACCCAcacaattaatatgatatttatattattagatggatttaatattataattttagtcatttttcttatatttaaatgttttatacatagtCCATTATTGTTGTGTTTGTTTGTCTTAGGTATATaagtaaagtaattttattgttttgtgttttttttttttgaaaatcttgCATTATACTGTAACTTTatgatagattattatttttaattgatatagcttgatacttaattattataatttatcatagatttgttttcatttaaaacaacatttattgAAAGGTTGTAACGTAAGcatgtatttgtttaattgtaacagttaaaaaatattgtttttactatcactgttttatattacttattatattaaagtttaagttGAGAACAAAAGTCTCATTTTATTACATCATGATTTTAACATTTGATATGTGCATTGTTtatctacattatatttataaatttattaacagtattcttattgattttacattacTGTACTCAATATtactcataataaattaattaaatttgaagatttgtatttgattaaatttggtTATTACCAAGTTGTTAACTTTTTCCACATCCCACAAcacctaatataaaaaataaattgtaattaatttagaacCTTTtccaattatcataataatctgAATAATCATACCATTTACGTAACAGGTTTGAGATAAAATTGTAGGTAATTGCTGCAGAccacttgtattttattaccttGTGCATATGAAAATCAGAAGATgacatttatatgattaaatattacatatttttattacttgctCAAACAAGTTTTAGTTTCTTCTAAGACTTTCTACTCtcattacatttaatgaaaaatactaaaaatcaaaaatttaaattattaagaaataaccagtaatacacaaaaatgaacaaaaaagttcatttttgaaatgtatttgaaaataattgaaatattttaacaaaatttgatacattgacaaaatgaaaatgatataaaaacagtaatacACGAAAGCAGTGATCTGGATTGTGACACAGTAATCTATCCCTTAATTGTAGATCTgtgtttattcattataaatacacccaaagatttaattaatttccatCATTATTTCGTGATTTCTATTGGTTACAATCATTAATACCgaagtacttaaaattatattgcttaATTTGATATCAAGTCTTATTCAGTATACATTATGCGGAATGTTGAATAatttgtagtattattatctgAATTTAATCTTCATCAATGGGTGGCTCCGTGACggataatataaagtataacaatttaactatgtatattgtataatgtataatatgcgactataatatttttgcagtAATAGAGATGCCCAAGCTTTTTTCTCTGGTGGGTCACATTGCCACAATagaattaatcaataaatttattatgtgtttaatgCTAAtacgaattttatattatattataatattatagtagccTGAAGGtaagcataatattgtaaagggGCAGCTATAAGCAACCTATTGTACGTGGATGGCTATTACGattgtatattttcttatcaatggttttgttttaaatcaataaattactaattttacataatcacACCCGTTTGTGTcagttaaagtttattttaatcattttgacgtaaaaaaatatatttttatcaaatatctaataggtatcaataaaaattcgaaatcaacaaaatatgataatcttatattataaataatgattaaaaattatttgttttatgataaattatttgtcgttatttaataaatgatatgtaattttatgatgCTTAAATGCTTTATAAAGGATTAGTATTAGATGATTTGcactttgtatttaattattatgtcaagTAATAATTGGTAGTGTATATAGTAGATcatttgtatttcatttagACGTTATTGCCTTCTTGActtctcataaaaaatatgattgattCCAAAGACGATCAATTTAATGGATCTGTAAGTAccatacctacctaatttatgttttattcttaatttcatagaaaattaaaaatattttatgttggtGGTTCATTTCACATGTacattacaatgtatataatgatgGGATATACCGTATATCTAAATTTTGTATACTCATATGCATGGGCGGATAGGCCATGTTTGGCCTACcgggaaattttaaaaagggccttcacatgaaaaaaaagtctaaaaGGGCCCCATTACCGAAATACGAAGGGGGGGCACTGGGAATAGCCCAGTTTCCCGGCAGGCTTATCCGCTCATGCTCATATGACATATCTCATTACATCAAATATATCTTAGTTATTAGCATGCTGTATacgtatttgttttgtattttttaaattactgagttgaatttttatttactgtgaattttctaataaataataaataaaataatatcttataatatagtacacccactgtattttatacaaattaataaaaattaattaaacaaaacagtAATTGGCACTATAATCACTCTAACCAATAATTGTGCTTATTTACCTAGCTCAGCATCTTTaaagtctttaaaaatatcttatgtaACCAGTACCTTTATAGATAGGCAATAaaggataattaatatttgtgagTGCTGACATTTTAGTGGtatataatagtgaataaatcaaattcaatattcttaattgttaaaaaaaaaaaatagtaattcaaTCTCTTGcttcttaataaataaataacataatagatgtaaattatacatatatctataatctatactgtgtttactaattttaatgtactAATTACATTACATAAAGAACTttcttaagaaaaaaataggttCCTCTTCAGTACTTTTAGGGAAAAGTTTTATTCTTACTTATctgtaattacataaataataattaattacttctATCAATGGTTAGATATGTAGGGAGCCGGGAGGTACCTAATATGTACAcactttataataacttttagaaATCTTAATGTGGCATTTCCTAAGAAATGAAAATTggcaataaaaagttttaagctATATGGAACAGAACATTTTTTCTCAATTTCTTGTTACTCCTAATTCTTTGgcatattgaatttaattggttaaacttctttataaactttaaaactatgtttttCGATTGATGTCAAAgaaagttttgtttttaggTACTAGAACtttgattcaataaattaattttagttataattttgtattaatttatattttatattgtacttacatatcaaacttttattgtactattaaatattttccttcagatatatcattaaataaacaaacatgcATTGTTATTAGCTATACATTCAAATATCAGAttgaatatagtttttaacgtaaacattttttatttagagtaGTTggaaaaaactcaaaaaccGTCCCCGTCAATTTCAAGAAAAATGGAATACTCTTGCTATTTTTAAAGATGACAAAATACTTTTGATGAAGTTTGATAATCCggtaaaatttttagtttttaaaatgtatatatatatttttaatttttttcctttgtaacaattttaaagctagtatttaattacataggagtagatttataatagataatttggtaagtaaataaattctgtatattattataatccagtaaattatcttttataatctattacaTATAGTGATTTTTTAAGGCTTTCAATCAATCTGAAACCGATATTGccgataaaaatcaaaatcacaaCACTAAAAAGGTGAGTtgtttctaaaaaatgtataatattagctaattattattatctttactggttcatttatttacatatataaaaatgtattttcttagAAAAGTTTTCTTAGTAGTTtcttacttaattatattttatatttatttactattaatttggATTTTAGTAAGTGAATTAAGTAAGTTATAAGCAATAATGTAatctatgattaaataataatgttgatatCTGTATGACTCATGTAAACACTTAGTAaagaattgtttaaataattttgttagtaATTGAGAGTAAAACCCTATACAGTACCAAACAATAAATCTTAGGAAcatctatattaaaatgtttttagaccTTATTCTGCCCAATGATTAAGCTATAGATGCATCATATCGTTGTAGAGCTTGATTTGAACATTtatattcatcaataaaatttttaataatatagaaattgtTTTCGGTGTTTCATAATTAtcacaaaaacattgaaaactaaaaaattaaaataattacagttaTGAATATTGAAGTTAAAAAGGAGTTTAGATAAAACATCTAGGTTGGACAAATCTAGGGAGGTTAAAGAATAAAGagtgtaacaaaatattaccatattatattattatattcatttaattatctaaaaactCTATCTATACAACTCATTAGCATTGTATAAGCCTGACTTTGATTAGAAATAGTACACTACTTGTAGACAATATAGtagtaaattatgttttctaaTACCATGcctacatatattttgaacattataTAAGGTTTAGCAATTttgttaaagtttaaattgcaATTGATTGTAAGCTATCTATttgttaagaataatattcatttttaacaatCAAGGAAATTGAAGATGTTAATTCTAATATTCAAACAAATGGTGTATATGGaacttataaacattttgtggaTTCAAGTAATATTGACTTCTCTTCGGACATCCTTGATACTttcaaaaaatcatacaaaattaaacataatttaatgtaaatattaacaaatgtttttatgtatactaaatttaagtacaatattattttatgtgtttagAAATGAATATTGGGAATTAGCTGCTCAAGGAGAACGAGAAACGCCattgcaaaaatattatagattgaaGTTTGAAACCGAAGACTTGTTGATACAAGAATCCATTTTTCAAGTAGTTAGTTTTCAGTTGACATACTTTAGGAAATTACAGTGTTCTATaagtttattacaatattgataataaaacaaattatttgttgaacaatgcatattttaaatgactaaaacattttgaagaaATCATGAAAaactaatagtaattaataaataatgaaatatatgcgacttttaaacaaaatattaaaacattttgagtaaatttccattatttaatgttaagttttaaattgcttTAGATTAATGGCCTTtcagtatttgttttatttgtattaaattataggtaaacCAATGATGGCAATGTAttcttacaaaaattattcattgattttaagaaatacataaactttttatttagctGTAGGTAGTGCcatgtattataacaaaaagttaaaaaaaataacaacttgaattattattataaaattgtattttaatcttatttatcaaattttaaattatcattgaactatgtatgtaaatattatttataattaatgatagaaTACagatactatatacataaaacaaataaaaatacccatCAATGATAATTCATGATTAGAttgtaataatcaaattataataggtagaatttattttaaggtgGATGAAAATGATCATAATGAAAAGCTATGTGCTAGTATTAGATTTCAGatacaaaaactattaaacaaattgtatagtGTTGATGGACTTTTAGAAAGTTATAAAACCACTATAACGTTTAATTTACAGTAagttattctaaatttaatttgtaaaagaatattataaatctagatgttattttttaatgactttctcatttattagttaatataatttattatattttaaatgtactacTGTTTGATTGTATTCTGATTTGTCTTTGGttgcttttaatattatatttttattttcagaaacttcattattactaaatttttagaaaatcatcTAAGTGGTATTGATAAAGAACAGCccctttttattaataatatgtcaaaacttttgaatattaaagtaacattaaaaaatttaaaacctagCACATTAAAAACTGTACAATTACTTCAAATATCTCGATTAGAAGAACGTTTACAAAAACTAGAAGAAATTATTGGATctgaaaaatcaattttggtaAGAGGTATaaaagtgaataaaatattaatgatttattttataatttagactatataattattgatttttgaataatttgatacaatatattttttaagatagtttaaacttttttttttaataagaattttaaaagaataaaagtttgtttatatttaacataacattgtacagtaatttattattatactgatacattttattttagacataaaaaacaaatcaataatttcaaattagctgttatatctattataaatagattgtatattttacaaatcattataaaatactactttttttagaataaaaaatatatattctatgcaGAATTCTattcataaatgtttatatatcatactaaggtcttttttttattttacaaaagattacaaaatatattatgtataaaattaaattataaaacaatcatatattataaaaattatactactataaaaGTAAGagacactaaaaataaaattttgtttaatgcaTTAACAAATTGCCATcgcaagtatttttttcttaaagtttcaaatagatatttatgatctaaaatcattttccaaatattaataacagaaCTTAATGAAAAGATATTTGCTATATTCTATACGTGAAACTCACGAGAGACAGATATCACAAAACTTGATGTGACATTCTGTAATgtatcaatttaaaactatgtcagtttttaaaattacaaattacagtTGACTATCACtgatggggggggggggggagtCAGTTGTCATCATTAATACTTACTCTTTCATGTATTAGTACATTATTCGCCTCTTGCttcaactattaatatattttacagatgCGCTTAGctagtataaataacaatgtggGATTGGTTGAAGCAGTTAGCATGTTAAAGGGATTGTCCAAACTAATTTTACCTCAAATTAATCTAATTGAATCCAGAGCTATTTACTTGCTACCGAAGATACAAGAAATTACTTCAAAACAAGTTGATCAAAGGTTAGAAGtggataaaaaaacaaataaactctATGAAACTATAGTAAAAGCAAGAGAAGAATCAAATTTGTTaccctatattatacaaagaatgaacattttagatatttttcgtCATAAAGGTAAAACATgaacattaacttaataataatttatacattcacTTTTTGATGGTTCATTAGTCAGATttgttgaatacattttaaatattatttataaagaaatgttaaatgtttaattttacaaactacaaaattaattaaatatgaatggtATTACAGTTAaggtttaaaacttaaatttagattacataattataatttaaaaattaatttttgtacaaatcTATTTGATTTACACcgttatatttaactatttaatgttaattattaatttaaaaattgtaaatggcttataaaaatttaatttcaataatttgttttagttaaGACATTTTCCGTAACaatgaacaatattaatattgaatattcagAAACTTCGAAAAATCTCAAGAAAAATGaactattacttaataatattgaaacacaTATACCTAAACACTTAACAAGTGTAGTTTCCAATTTGCAATCTTTAAATGCTCAAATAAAAGTGTTTGCTGATCGGTTGAAAAACATTGAAGTGTAGTAAAactgtacaaaattatatacatttatttctttgc
This genomic stretch from Rhopalosiphum maidis isolate BTI-1 chromosome 3, ASM367621v3, whole genome shotgun sequence harbors:
- the LOC113558785 gene encoding dynactin subunit 2-like, producing MIDSKDDQFNGSSSWKKLKNRPRQFQEKWNTLAIFKDDKILLMKFDNPAFNQSETDIADKNQNHNTKKEIEDVNSNIQTNGVYGTYKHFVDSSNIDFSSDILDTFKKSYKIKHNLINEYWELAAQGERETPLQKYYRLKFETEDLLIQESIFQVVDENDHNEKLCASIRFQIQKLLNKLYSVDGLLESYKTTITFNLQNFIITKFLENHLSGIDKEQPLFINNMSKLLNIKVTLKNLKPSTLKTVQLLQISRLEERLQKLEEIIGSEKSILMRLASINNNVGLVEAVSMLKGLSKLILPQINLIESRAIYLLPKIQEITSKQVDQRLEVDKKTNKLYETIVKAREESNLLPYIIQRMNILDIFRHKVKTFSVTMNNINIEYSETSKNLKKNELLLNNIETHIPKHLTSVVSNLQSLNAQIKVFADRLKNIEV